The sequence CCCTACCGATGATGAGGATGGGAATAATGATGCTATTTTCTGCTTCCAGCCACAAAGGGCTATTCCTTCTTCAAGTACTGCTACATCTGACTTGTTTTCTGTCTCAACTGCTCCCCAGGGAATAGTAAATAACCATGCCTTCTCCCATGCATCTTCTGTATCTGGTTTTCAACCTTTTGTCCGGCATCAGATTGTGAAAGGCAGCAATCACGCTGTTGAAGAAAGGAGTTCTGGGAATGCACCCAACAATTTTGCGCCGTTGCCTGAACCAAATAATGGACAGGATGTAAATGCTGTTCTAAACCTGCAATCAAGTTCTGCTGAAGCACAAGCTGAAAAGGAAGAGGGGGAATGGTCCGATGCGGAGGGTGCTGTTGGTAcggacaaattttttttaaccccTGAGGAATCAAGTATTGGTAGTTGTAAGCATTTGCAGGAGAAGGGTATGCCTGAGATAACTGGAAGTAATGACATGGTGGGTGAGGGAAACATGTCTCTTAATTCTCATGATGCTAAGATTGAAAATATCAGTTCTTCAGTTGGATTGGATCAGgaaacaaataacaaaagaagcGATGTACCTGTGGATGCTCAGGAAGGATCTGCTCTAGagacaaaacaaaaagaaattagAGGAGTTGAGGCAAATCAAGCCTTGAGGTatgcaaataatcttggaaagcgTCCTAAGCTTGATCAACAAAAGGAAGCAATGCTAGGAAAGAAGCGCAGCAGACAAACCATGTTTCTCAATCTTGAAGATGTTAAGCAAGCTGGTGCTTTAAAAACTTCAACTCCTAGAAGGCATATTCCTGCACCAACAATAATTCGGACATTAAAAGAAGGTCGTGCCACAATGCCATCTTCTGAACAGGGGGATAAACAATTTCAGTCTATAAACAGGGACGCGAAACAGTCCGATGTATCAAGCGATGGAGGAAACAGTCTGATCGAGTCAAATGACTTGAAAAATGAAGCTAATGGAGAAAATAATTCTATGCCTTTAGGACGTTCTAGGAGCTCGAATAGTTCAACAGATCTTATCTCCGAGGGACAAGTAGCTTCAGTTTCTAGACATGGTGCATGGAAGTTGTCCACTGATACAAGGATTGTTAAAAGTTCATTAATCCCTGTTAGGAAGCCAGCTATAAGCGGGCAGAGTTTTACTGGCTCTAAATTGGCAGCAAAAAAAGTACCTTCCAAGAAGGTACCTGTATTGAACACCCAATATCAAGATACTTCAGTGGAACGCCTTTTACGCGAGGTGACAAATGAGAAGTTTTGGCATCATCCAGGTACTAAAGTATTTTGCACTCGAATAGAGAGATTCTATAAAAAATTTCTGGTGTTAATTTACTTGTTAGTTTATTCAACTTAATGACACATGCTTATTCAACGTGATGACTGATGACACACGCCTTTACAATTATAATAGTTCAGGTATTTGCGGTCGTGTGGTTCATGTGGATTCCTGGACTATCAGTATTGAACCCAAATGGACAGGCACTAGTATGGATAACTAAGATAATTGAGCACTTAATTTGTTGGGGATAATGTGGTCGAAATTCaatgttaatttttataatgatAATCCAGTAGATGGTGTTTCTTTTTGGGACTTATAGTTCTTCATAGAACGTAAAGCATTATGGATCATGAAAGCTTCCCAAAATTATTTGTGAATCCAGAATTTTCAGGAACAATAATCAATGAGTGTGAATTCTTTTCTTGTACTTGTCGTCACTCGTCATGATGTCTTTGACATATACTGACtggaaataaaatattctctCCACAATTTTGCAACcagatataataattaaaatgtaaTGAAGACCCACCAATCGAGATAAGGTGATAGTCTCTTAACTTATTACGTGAATGATTGTACTTAAGTGATGAAGTTTTCTCAGTTTATAGTGTTAAAAACCGAATTTTTGGTGTTTTAGTTTGCTCATGGCTATTGTTTCTTTTAAACAGAAGACGAGGAGCTTCAGTGTGTTCCTGGTTGTTTTGAATCTGTTGAGGAATATACCAGAGTTTTTGAACCTTTGCTCTTTGAAGAATGCCGGGCACAACTTTACAGTACATGGGAGGAGTCATCAGAAGTAGCAGGAAGTCACGTTAGGGTTCTCGTGAAACGCATAGAAAAGAGAGAAAGGGGTATTGACCTATTTCCCTTTACTTTCTGCCTAACTAACTTAGTATTTCAGTAATCAATAAGAATGCAGAAGTTTTGCATTCCAGTTGGTCCGAGGTGTTGGTTCTTGACACTAATGGATATGCTATTTAAGTTACAGCAGTCAGCAGTCAGCAGTCAGCACTCAGCAGTCTGCTGTTAGCTGCTACTCTTTTGGCATCCCGAAAATGGTGATACTAGGTTGCTGATTTTCCTCTTTTTGTTGTCTTCTCGAGTTTCTTGTCCTGAAAAGTGGGCTTTGCTCTTCACATTCTTCTTCAGTTGTTCTCCTTTTCATCGGTCCATACATGTTCTAACAAAAGtgattttttattcatttttgcTAGTTTCGTGGTCGATTTTCCTTTAAATATCCTTACAGAACTTTATCCTTTATAACaccattatcataataattttttcaatcatTGTACTTTTTGCAGGATGGTTTGATGTAATAGTGCATCCACCACATGAACACAAATGGGTATTCAAGGAAGGGGATGTCGCAGTTCTTTCCACCCCTAAACCTGCATCAGGTTTGTGTATGATGTTATGTTGTCTCTTTTAGATCTTACCCTGTTTATTAATTGGAATgattcattttttaatcattgtTTTCTGACATGCAGTCAATTACAAGAAGAATAACTCATCAGTACTCGAAGATGAGGAGACAGTTACCGGGCGTGTCTGTGGTACTGTTAGACGACATATGCCAATTGATCCCCGTGAGCATACCGGAGCAATCCTTCATTTTTATATTGGGGACTCATTTGATACCACTGGGTTAGTCAGTTTTTTAATCATCCCTTTACAGTTTGGCTCAATTCATTTTGTTGCCGTTTATTTCTTGGTTTGTGATGATCTACTAGATTTGAAAATGATGAATGTGATGCACCATTTATTGAATTCAACTAAGCATATCACAAGTGCattcataattattaaaagcGCACAAGGTGTTTGTCTAGGCTCCAGGTGGACTCCAAGAGACATGTCAAGACTCGGTCCTTTAATGTGGTGCACGCCGTGAGCATAAAGGACACCTCTCGGTGCCTCGTTTTAAAATCATCTCAAATGAAATGATTATGTACTTTTAAGTCAATACGTTCAATGATCATttcatttgaaataattttctcCATGcatctaaattttaaaataacattacTTTGTGTGCTTCACTTCAATGAGGAGCGCACCTCCGCAAGCCTTGAGCCTAGTCTTTGACCGTGTGCTCCTCAACAAGATCTGGCGCTCTTAATAACTATGAGTACAATTTCACCTGTGTTATGATTGGTTACTTGTCAAGGGCAATTGTTAATCACTGGCCTCATGAGTAACTTTGATCTGATAGGACCTTATAGGGGATGGTATTCATGCGTCTATTGGCTACTTTGCAGTTTTTTTCATGGACTGATTATTAATTTAACATTAATATAGCAAAAACGACGATCATATTCTGGGGAAGCTCCAACCAGGGGGTGTCTGGTACCTGACTGTGCTTGGTTCTCTTGCAACCACACAGAGAGAGTATGTTGCACTGCATGCATTTCGCCGTCTTAATCTGCAGGTTTTTATCCTTTCCCTTTATGCGCTAATCATACGTGTTAGCGTTGGTGTTTCAAGATTGATAGATTAAGTAATGTGTTCTTTCAGATGCAAAATGCAATTCTTCAGCCTAATCCTGACCAGTTTCCGAAGTATGAAGAGCAACCACCTGCCATGCCTGAATGCTTTACTCCGAATTTTGTGGATTACCTACGCAAAAATTTTAATGGACCCCAGTTAGCAGCAATTCAGTGGGCTGCGATGCATACAGCTGCTGGTACATCCAATGGTATGGCAAAGAGGCAGGATCCATGGCCTTTTACTTTAGTCCAGGGACCTCCTGGGACTGGTAAGACTCATACAGTCTGGGGCATGCTTAATGTGATCCATCTTGTTCAGTATCAGCATTACTATGCTGCATTGCTAAAGAAACTGTCACCTGAAAGCTATAAGCAGGTTAATGAGAACAGCTCGGATAGTGTCGCCGTTGGATCCATTGATGAAGTTCTGCAAAGCATGGATCAGAATCTGTTTCGAATTCTTCCAAAACTATGTCCGAAACCTAGGATGCTTGTGTGTGCACCTTCAAATGCTGCAACTGATGAACTGCTCTCACGTGTTCTTGATCGTGGTTTTATTGATGGTGAAATGAAAATTTATCGTCCTGATGTGGCTCGAGTTGGGGTAGATTCCCAGACTAGGGCTGCCCAGGCAGTTTCTGTGGAGCGCAGAACTGAACAACTATTGCTGAAGAGCCGTGATGAAGTTTATGGATGGATGCACAGTTTGAAAGTCCGTGAAACTCAATTAGCTCAGCAGATAACCTGCCTCCAAAGAGAACTTAATACTGCTGCAGCCACTGGTCGCTCACAAGGGTCTGTTGGTGTTGACCCTGATGTTCTAGTGGCCCGAGACCAAAATCGAGATTCTTTGCTTCAAAACCTTGCTGCAGTAGTAGAGAA comes from Primulina huaijiensis isolate GDHJ02 chromosome 2, ASM1229523v2, whole genome shotgun sequence and encodes:
- the LOC140966007 gene encoding probable helicase MAGATAMA 3 isoform X1, whose protein sequence is MGSKGRLLFDLNEPPTDDEDGNNDAIFCFQPQRAIPSSSTATSDLFSVSTAPQGIVNNHAFSHASSVSGFQPFVRHQIVKGSNHAVEERSSGNAPNNFAPLPEPNNGQDVNAVLNLQSSSAEAQAEKEEGEWSDAEGAVGTDKFFLTPEESSIGSCKHLQEKGMPEITGSNDMVGEGNMSLNSHDAKIENISSSVGLDQETNNKRSDVPVDAQEGSALETKQKEIRGVEANQALRYANNLGKRPKLDQQKEAMLGKKRSRQTMFLNLEDVKQAGALKTSTPRRHIPAPTIIRTLKEGRATMPSSEQGDKQFQSINRDAKQSDVSSDGGNSLIESNDLKNEANGENNSMPLGRSRSSNSSTDLISEGQVASVSRHGAWKLSTDTRIVKSSLIPVRKPAISGQSFTGSKLAAKKVPSKKVPVLNTQYQDTSVERLLREVTNEKFWHHPEDEELQCVPGCFESVEEYTRVFEPLLFEECRAQLYSTWEESSEVAGSHVRVLVKRIEKRERGWFDVIVHPPHEHKWVFKEGDVAVLSTPKPASGLFNYKKNNSSVLEDEETVTGRVCGTVRRHMPIDPREHTGAILHFYIGDSFDTTGKNDDHILGKLQPGGVWYLTVLGSLATTQREYVALHAFRRLNLQMQNAILQPNPDQFPKYEEQPPAMPECFTPNFVDYLRKNFNGPQLAAIQWAAMHTAAGTSNGMAKRQDPWPFTLVQGPPGTGKTHTVWGMLNVIHLVQYQHYYAALLKKLSPESYKQVNENSSDSVAVGSIDEVLQSMDQNLFRILPKLCPKPRMLVCAPSNAATDELLSRVLDRGFIDGEMKIYRPDVARVGVDSQTRAAQAVSVERRTEQLLLKSRDEVYGWMHSLKVRETQLAQQITCLQRELNTAAATGRSQGSVGVDPDVLVARDQNRDSLLQNLAAVVENRDKILVEMSRLHILEGRFRPGNNFNLEEARASLEASFANEAEIVFTTVSSSGRKLFSRLTHGFDMVVIDEAAQASEVAVLPPLSLGAARCVLVGDPQQLPATVISKAAGTLLYSRSLFERFQLAGCPTMLLSVQYRMHPQIRDFPSRYFYQGRLTDSDSVVNLPEELYYKDMLLRPFVFYDISHGRESHRGGSVSYQNSQEAQFCVRLYEHLQKTLKTSGVGKVSVGIITPYKLQLKCLQREFKDILNSEEGKDIYINTVDAFQGQERDVIIISCVRASSHGVGFVADIRRMNVALTRARRALWVMGNANALLQSEDWAALIADARKRNCYLDMDSLPKDFFPTDSSTHGSFPSKLPSARGLRSGQRYRSHDSHLESTSGMPSEDDEKSNTSSITRNGSYHRLLKSGTDNSFDDFDQSSDKTQDAWQQGLLKKQNAAGVLGRRDL
- the LOC140966007 gene encoding probable helicase MAGATAMA 3 isoform X3; the encoded protein is MGSKGRLLFDLNEPPTDDEDGNNDAIFCFQPQRAIPSSSTATSDLFSVSTAPQGIVNNHAFSHASSVSGFQPFVRHQIVKGSNHAVEERSSGNAPNNFAPLPEPNNGQDVNAVLNLQSSSAEAQAEKEEGEWSDAEGAVGTDKFFLTPEESSIGSCKHLQEKGMPEITGSNDMVGEGNMSLNSHDAKIENISSSVGLDQETNNKRSDVPVDAQEGSALETKQKEIRGVEANQALRYANNLGKRPKLDQQKEAMLGKKRSRQTMFLNLEDVKQAGALKTSTPRRHIPAPTIIRTLKEGRATMPSSEQGDKQFQSINRDAKQSDVSSDGGNSLIESNDLKNEANGENNSMPLGRSRSSNSSTDLISEGQVASVSRHGAWKLSTDTRIVKSSLIPVRKPAISGQSFTGSKLAAKKVPSKKVPVLNTQYQDTSVERLLREVTNEKFWHHPEDEELQCVPGCFESVEEYTRVFEPLLFEECRAQLYSTWEESSEVAGSHVRVLVKRIEKRERGWFDVIVHPPHEHKWVFKEGDVAVLSTPKPASVNYKKNNSSVLEDEETVTGRVCGTVRRHMPIDPREHTGAILHFYIGDSFDTTGKNDDHILGKLQPGGVWYLTVLGSLATTQREYVALHAFRRLNLQMQNAILQPNPDQFPKYEEQPPAMPECFTPNFVDYLRKNFNGPQLAAIQWAAMHTAAGTSNGMAKRQDPWPFTLVQGPPGTGKTHTVWGMLNVIHLVQYQHYYAALLKKLSPESYKQVNENSSDSVAVGSIDEVLQSMDQNLFRILPKLCPKPRMLVCAPSNAATDELLSRVLDRGFIDGEMKIYRPDVARVGVDSQTRAAQAVSVERRTEQLLLKSRDEVYGWMHSLKVRETQLAQQITCLQRELNTAAATGRSQGSVGVDPDVLVARDQNRDSLLQNLAAVVENRDKILVEMSRLHILEGRFRPGNNFNLEEARASLEASFANEAEIVFTTVSSSGRKLFSRLTHGFDMVVIDEAAQASEVAVLPPLSLGAARCVLVGDPQQLPATVISKAAGTLLYSRSLFERFQLAGCPTMLLSVQYRMHPQIRDFPSRYFYQGRLTDSDSVVNLPEELYYKDMLLRPFVFYDISHGRESHRGGSVSYQNSQEAQFCVRLYEHLQKTLKTSGVGKVSVGIITPYKLQLKCLQREFKDILNSEEGKDIYINTVDAFQGQERDVIIISCVRASSHGVGFVADIRRMNVALTRARRALWVMGNANALLQSEDWAALIADARKRNCYLDMDSLPKDFFPTDSSTHGSFPSKLPSARGLRSGQRYRSHDSHLESTSGMPSEDDEKSNTSSITRNGSYHRLLKSGTDNSFDDFDQSSDKTQDAWQQGLLKKQNAAGVLGRRDL
- the LOC140966007 gene encoding probable helicase MAGATAMA 3 isoform X2, with translation MGSKGRLLFDLNEPPTDDEDGNNDAIFCFQPQRAIPSSSTATSDLFSVSTAPQGIVNNHAFSHASSVSGFQPFVRHQIVKGSNHAVEERSSGNAPNNFAPLPEPNNGQDVNAVLNLQSSSAEAQAEKEEGEWSDAEGAVGTDKFFLTPEESSIGSCKHLQEKGMPEITGSNDMVGEGNMSLNSHDAKIENISSSVGLDQETNNKRSDVPVDAQEGSALETKQKEIRGVEANQALRYANNLGKRPKLDQQKEAMLGKKRSRQTMFLNLEDVKQAGALKTSTPRRHIPAPTIIRTLKEGRATMPSSEQGDKQFQSINRDAKQSDVSSDGGNSLIESNDLKNEANGENNSMPLGRSRSSNSSTDLISEGQVASVSRHGAWKLSTDTRIVKSSLIPVRKPAISGQSFTGSKLAAKKVPSKKVPVLNTQYQDTSVERLLREVTNEKFWHHPDEELQCVPGCFESVEEYTRVFEPLLFEECRAQLYSTWEESSEVAGSHVRVLVKRIEKRERGWFDVIVHPPHEHKWVFKEGDVAVLSTPKPASGLFNYKKNNSSVLEDEETVTGRVCGTVRRHMPIDPREHTGAILHFYIGDSFDTTGKNDDHILGKLQPGGVWYLTVLGSLATTQREYVALHAFRRLNLQMQNAILQPNPDQFPKYEEQPPAMPECFTPNFVDYLRKNFNGPQLAAIQWAAMHTAAGTSNGMAKRQDPWPFTLVQGPPGTGKTHTVWGMLNVIHLVQYQHYYAALLKKLSPESYKQVNENSSDSVAVGSIDEVLQSMDQNLFRILPKLCPKPRMLVCAPSNAATDELLSRVLDRGFIDGEMKIYRPDVARVGVDSQTRAAQAVSVERRTEQLLLKSRDEVYGWMHSLKVRETQLAQQITCLQRELNTAAATGRSQGSVGVDPDVLVARDQNRDSLLQNLAAVVENRDKILVEMSRLHILEGRFRPGNNFNLEEARASLEASFANEAEIVFTTVSSSGRKLFSRLTHGFDMVVIDEAAQASEVAVLPPLSLGAARCVLVGDPQQLPATVISKAAGTLLYSRSLFERFQLAGCPTMLLSVQYRMHPQIRDFPSRYFYQGRLTDSDSVVNLPEELYYKDMLLRPFVFYDISHGRESHRGGSVSYQNSQEAQFCVRLYEHLQKTLKTSGVGKVSVGIITPYKLQLKCLQREFKDILNSEEGKDIYINTVDAFQGQERDVIIISCVRASSHGVGFVADIRRMNVALTRARRALWVMGNANALLQSEDWAALIADARKRNCYLDMDSLPKDFFPTDSSTHGSFPSKLPSARGLRSGQRYRSHDSHLESTSGMPSEDDEKSNTSSITRNGSYHRLLKSGTDNSFDDFDQSSDKTQDAWQQGLLKKQNAAGVLGRRDL